From Mesobacillus jeotgali, the proteins below share one genomic window:
- the sdaAB gene encoding L-serine ammonia-lyase, iron-sulfur-dependent subunit beta, giving the protein MKYRSAFDIIGPVMIGPSSSHTAGAARIGRVARTLFEKQPTKAVISLYGSFAKTYKGHGTDLALVAGILDFDTFDERIPNALKIAEQSGLEVEFITEDAVTEHPNTVKINLFDGQGKELEIVGISIGGGTIEITEINSFKLKLSGANPAILVVHHDRFGLISAVTTVLSKYQINIGHMEVSRKEKGDTAVMVIEMDHKIEGGVFAELTALEGVDQVIRLVD; this is encoded by the coding sequence ATGAAATATCGTTCTGCATTTGATATTATAGGTCCGGTGATGATCGGGCCATCGAGTTCGCATACAGCCGGCGCTGCAAGGATTGGCCGCGTGGCGCGCACATTGTTTGAGAAACAGCCAACAAAGGCCGTCATCTCCCTGTACGGCTCTTTTGCTAAAACATATAAAGGACACGGAACGGATCTGGCACTTGTAGCCGGAATCCTGGACTTTGATACATTTGATGAACGGATTCCAAACGCGTTGAAAATCGCAGAGCAATCCGGCCTGGAAGTAGAATTTATCACGGAAGATGCGGTCACAGAGCATCCAAACACAGTGAAAATAAATCTTTTTGATGGTCAAGGCAAGGAGCTTGAAATCGTCGGTATTTCCATCGGCGGGGGAACGATCGAGATTACCGAAATCAATTCGTTTAAATTGAAGCTTTCCGGCGCCAACCCGGCGATTCTTGTCGTCCATCATGACCGGTTCGGACTGATTTCAGCCGTGACCACTGTTCTATCAAAATATCAGATTAACATTGGCCATATGGAGGTCTCCCGAAAAGAAAAGGGCGACACAGCTGTCATGGTCATCGAAATGGACCACAAAATCGAAGGCGGAGTTTTTGCCGAATTAACGGCTCTAGAGGGCGTCGATCAGGTCATTCGTTTGGTTGACTAA
- the sdaAA gene encoding L-serine ammonia-lyase, iron-sulfur-dependent, subunit alpha — MFRNVAELVELAEKNQVKIAEIMIRQEIEVSGRSREDIIAQMDNNLKVMERAVERGLNGVKSQTGLTGGDAVLLQKYIDSGKSLAGNLLLDAVSKAVATNEVNAAMGIICATPTAGSAGVVPGTLFAVKEKLNPTRMEMIEYLFTTAAFGFVVANNASISGAAGGCQAEVGSAASMAAAAIVEMAGGTPQQSSEAFAITMKNMLGLVCDPVAGLVEVPCVKRNAMGASNAITAADMALAGITSRIPCDEVIGAMYAIGQTMPSALRETAEGGLAATPTGRRLEQEIFGKPKEKLVDYLIQK; from the coding sequence ATGTTTCGTAATGTTGCGGAGCTTGTTGAATTAGCTGAAAAAAATCAGGTAAAAATCGCCGAAATCATGATTCGGCAGGAAATAGAAGTTTCGGGCCGCTCGCGTGAAGATATCATTGCCCAGATGGACAATAACCTTAAGGTAATGGAACGCGCAGTGGAAAGAGGTTTGAACGGCGTAAAATCCCAGACCGGCTTAACCGGAGGGGATGCAGTCTTGTTGCAAAAATACATTGACAGCGGAAAATCCCTGGCTGGCAATCTATTATTGGATGCCGTCAGCAAAGCGGTCGCGACGAATGAAGTGAACGCAGCAATGGGCATCATCTGCGCGACGCCGACTGCAGGATCAGCAGGCGTGGTGCCGGGAACACTTTTTGCCGTAAAAGAGAAATTGAACCCGACACGCATGGAAATGATTGAATATCTGTTTACGACAGCCGCTTTCGGTTTTGTCGTTGCCAACAACGCTTCGATTTCCGGAGCTGCTGGTGGCTGCCAGGCAGAAGTAGGCTCAGCTGCAAGTATGGCCGCGGCGGCAATCGTCGAAATGGCCGGCGGAACACCGCAGCAGTCATCTGAAGCATTTGCGATCACGATGAAAAATATGCTTGGATTGGTCTGTGACCCTGTCGCAGGACTTGTCGAAGTTCCATGTGTAAAAAGAAACGCAATGGGTGCTTCAAACGCTATTACTGCGGCCGATATGGCACTTGCAGGCATAACAAGCAGAATTCCATGCGATGAAGTTATAGGCGCTATGTACGCCATCGGCCAGACAATGCCATCCGCCCTAAGGGAAACAGCAGAAGGCGGACTTGCCGCAACACCAACAGGCCGTCGTTTGGAGCAAGAAATTTTTGGGAAGCCAAAGGAAAAGCTTGTAGATTATTTGATTCAAAAATAG
- the asnA gene encoding aspartate--ammonia ligase: MKYQSKLDLRETEIAIKKTKDFFENTLADALDLTRVSAPIFVRGGKGINDDLAGNERIVSFDALDVENERIEIVQSLAKWKRMALKRYGFSQGEGLYTDMNAIRRDETLDNLHSLYVDQWDWEKVISRKQRNVKVLRTTVERIYEVIKRTESFLAKHYPVLGTILPEKVNFISSQELEDSYPELSQKEREDKIAERFGAVFITQIGHELRSGQKHDARSPDYDDWNLNGDLILWYPPLHRAIEMTSMGIRVDEKSLLEQLKLAGQENRIQLEYHQALLNKELPYTIGGGIGQSRLCMFLLRKIHIGEVQVSVWNEETIEECRKRNIHLL; the protein is encoded by the coding sequence TTGAAATATCAGTCAAAATTAGATCTAAGGGAGACCGAAATAGCGATTAAGAAAACAAAGGATTTTTTTGAGAACACTCTTGCGGATGCTCTGGATTTGACTAGAGTATCAGCTCCGATTTTTGTAAGAGGCGGAAAGGGAATCAATGATGACCTGGCAGGAAATGAACGGATTGTTTCCTTTGACGCACTTGATGTGGAAAATGAGCGGATTGAAATTGTTCAGTCTCTGGCCAAGTGGAAGAGGATGGCGCTGAAACGTTATGGCTTTTCTCAAGGGGAAGGTCTGTATACCGACATGAACGCGATTCGGCGTGATGAGACTCTCGACAATCTTCATTCCCTTTATGTGGACCAATGGGACTGGGAAAAGGTGATTTCCCGAAAGCAGCGGAATGTTAAAGTTCTGAGAACTACAGTTGAAAGGATTTATGAGGTTATCAAGAGGACGGAAAGTTTCCTGGCAAAACACTATCCGGTTTTGGGAACCATCCTGCCTGAAAAAGTAAACTTCATCTCTTCCCAGGAGCTGGAGGATTCATATCCTGAGCTTTCACAGAAAGAACGCGAGGATAAAATTGCAGAAAGATTTGGGGCAGTCTTTATTACGCAAATCGGCCATGAACTTCGATCAGGCCAAAAACATGATGCCCGCTCACCTGATTATGATGACTGGAATTTGAATGGTGACCTTATACTCTGGTACCCGCCTTTACATCGTGCAATCGAAATGACTTCAATGGGGATAAGGGTTGATGAAAAAAGTCTGCTAGAACAACTCAAGCTGGCCGGACAGGAAAATCGCATCCAATTAGAATACCATCAGGCGTTATTGAACAAAGAACTTCCCTATACGATTGGCGGCGGAATCGGGCAATCGCGTCTATGTATGTTCCTGCTTCGGAAGATCCATATTGGCGAGGTTCAGGTTTCTGTATGGAACGAGGAAACGATTGAGGAGTGCCGGAAAAGAAATATTCATTTACTATAA
- a CDS encoding murein hydrolase activator EnvC family protein, whose translation MRESAYAVAIIAGLVMTAVQPAASAELTEIREQRLNLKQEFSTKEEQIDAMDEAEKQYLSELKALDDEMSELNQKIRDFQNVLDDAKMEIEDMKKEIHLLSSNNTQRERWIKERLRTMQVNDGLGMYVDLIFDSKNLSQLYDTANAVSTIIKADQDLLAKHRKALKTLKEQETQLWQKTMQLEKEYSQMQALQAELQKKLEEKQRLLDSVHETKRESESQLMDMYEVYVNLASQEIAILKENQRVEYGSPESEGVFIIPAMGELTSGYGPRWGRLHAGIDIADESPETKVVAAASGTVIRSYYSATYGNCVLITHKMNGKTFTTLYAHLEKSTVTTGQYVKKGEMLGYMGNTGDSRGQHLHFEVHEGQWNYEKSNSVDPLLYVKK comes from the coding sequence ATGAGGGAAAGTGCTTATGCAGTCGCAATAATAGCAGGACTAGTCATGACAGCAGTGCAGCCTGCGGCATCCGCAGAGCTTACGGAAATTCGGGAGCAACGACTTAATCTCAAACAGGAATTTTCGACAAAAGAAGAACAAATTGATGCAATGGATGAGGCAGAAAAGCAGTATCTATCCGAACTGAAGGCACTGGACGATGAGATGTCAGAACTGAATCAGAAAATCCGTGACTTCCAAAACGTCCTGGATGATGCAAAAATGGAAATTGAGGATATGAAAAAGGAAATCCACCTGCTCAGCTCCAACAACACGCAACGAGAGCGGTGGATTAAAGAACGGCTGCGGACGATGCAGGTCAATGATGGCTTGGGAATGTATGTAGATTTGATATTTGATTCGAAAAATTTATCTCAACTGTATGATACGGCCAATGCGGTGAGTACCATCATAAAAGCAGATCAAGATTTACTCGCTAAACATAGGAAAGCGCTTAAAACCCTTAAGGAACAGGAAACGCAGCTCTGGCAGAAGACCATGCAGCTTGAGAAGGAATACAGTCAAATGCAGGCACTGCAGGCCGAATTGCAAAAGAAGCTGGAGGAAAAACAGCGCCTGCTAGATTCGGTTCATGAAACAAAGCGGGAAAGTGAATCACAGCTAATGGATATGTATGAAGTCTATGTCAACCTCGCTTCTCAGGAGATTGCAATTTTAAAAGAAAATCAAAGAGTCGAGTATGGCTCCCCTGAATCTGAGGGCGTTTTTATTATACCAGCTATGGGAGAGCTGACATCTGGCTACGGTCCAAGGTGGGGAAGGCTTCACGCAGGCATTGACATCGCGGATGAATCTCCCGAAACGAAAGTGGTCGCAGCTGCTTCCGGAACCGTCATCCGTTCCTATTACTCTGCTACATACGGAAACTGTGTCCTGATCACCCACAAGATGAACGGCAAGACCTTCACCACCCTATACGCCCATCTCGAAAAAAGCACAGTCACAACAGGCCAGTATGTTAAAAAAGGTGAGATGCTCGGCTATATGGGCAATACCGGAGACAGCCGAGGCCAGCATCTGCATTTTGAGGTCCATGAAGGCCAGTGGAATTATGAAAAATCAAACAGCGTTGATCCGCTGCTATATGTGAAAAAATAA
- a CDS encoding asparagine synthase-related protein — MSAIAGIINLTKEPVLFEHGRNIMKGLEKFPADDIQVWHKHNAFIGNHAQWITPESVGEQQPFYDSERQCVITSDAIIDNREELFEKLQVERSRQKHMPDCQLILLAYYKWGEDSPKHLVGDFAYMIWDERNQKLFGARDFSGSRTLYYYNDNDRFAFCTTIMPLFTLPGVKKELNEQWMAEFLAIPVNFESINLSSTTYKNIQQLTPSHSISIIEGRIKLTRYCNFYEKEEKLKLKSDAEYEEAFREVLDKAVRARIRTHRNVGAHLSGGLDSGSVASMASRALKNENKRLNTFSYVPVYGFQDWTHKSRVADESSYVRETVNFVGNINDRYLSFDGRSPFTEIDEWLETLEIPYKFFENTFWLRGIYEQSQQQGIGVLLNGQRGNWTISWGPLVDYYASLLTKLKWHHFYKELNQYSNNIGVQRYKIFKFFLKKAFGLENLKKREPLNFPVIIGSDLAKRTKVFDYLQQNGIDTNFTKTSSAYEVKKRQFIHPYYWSPTGMYGAKFSVRYSVWDRDPTNDLRVVKFCLSIPEDQFVKDGLDRALVRRATKGLLPDTIRLNQKSRGVQGADGAFRMEHSWKEFINELQIMANDSEVGNYLNLEVIKEAIEKIKTQAKPEYAFDFDFRILMRSLILFRFLKRTN; from the coding sequence ATGAGCGCAATTGCAGGAATCATTAATTTAACAAAAGAGCCGGTTCTCTTCGAGCATGGAAGGAACATAATGAAAGGCCTTGAGAAGTTCCCGGCAGATGATATCCAAGTCTGGCACAAACACAATGCCTTCATTGGAAACCATGCACAATGGATCACTCCAGAGTCAGTGGGCGAACAACAGCCATTTTATGATTCCGAAAGGCAATGCGTCATCACTTCAGATGCCATCATAGATAACAGGGAAGAACTATTCGAAAAGCTCCAAGTCGAGCGGTCAAGACAAAAACACATGCCTGACTGCCAGCTCATTTTGCTAGCTTACTATAAATGGGGAGAAGACTCCCCAAAACACCTTGTAGGCGATTTCGCGTATATGATCTGGGATGAGAGAAACCAGAAACTATTTGGTGCAAGGGATTTTTCAGGTTCACGGACTTTGTATTATTACAATGACAATGATAGATTTGCATTTTGTACCACCATTATGCCATTGTTTACGCTGCCAGGGGTTAAGAAGGAATTGAATGAGCAGTGGATGGCAGAGTTTTTGGCTATACCTGTAAACTTTGAATCAATTAATCTTTCATCCACCACTTATAAGAATATACAGCAATTGACGCCTTCCCACTCTATATCAATTATTGAAGGAAGAATTAAATTAACGAGATATTGTAACTTCTATGAGAAAGAAGAGAAACTTAAGCTTAAATCCGATGCCGAATATGAAGAGGCATTTCGAGAGGTTCTTGATAAGGCCGTAAGAGCAAGAATCAGGACTCATCGAAATGTCGGTGCACATTTAAGTGGGGGGTTGGACTCAGGATCAGTTGCAAGCATGGCCTCTAGAGCTCTTAAAAATGAGAATAAAAGATTAAATACCTTTAGTTATGTTCCGGTATATGGTTTTCAGGATTGGACTCATAAAAGCAGAGTTGCTGATGAAAGCTCTTACGTTAGGGAAACTGTTAATTTTGTAGGTAACATAAATGATCGTTATTTGAGCTTTGATGGGAGAAGTCCATTTACTGAGATTGATGAGTGGCTTGAAACTCTTGAAATACCATATAAATTTTTTGAAAATACTTTTTGGTTAAGAGGCATTTATGAACAATCCCAACAGCAAGGAATAGGTGTTCTGCTGAATGGTCAAAGAGGAAATTGGACAATTTCATGGGGCCCCTTAGTAGATTATTATGCTAGCCTTCTAACAAAACTGAAATGGCATCATTTCTATAAGGAACTGAACCAATATAGCAACAATATAGGAGTGCAAAGGTATAAGATTTTTAAGTTTTTTTTAAAAAAGGCATTCGGGTTAGAGAACTTGAAAAAAAGAGAGCCGTTGAACTTCCCAGTAATCATAGGATCGGATCTAGCAAAGAGAACGAAAGTTTTTGACTATCTTCAACAAAATGGAATTGACACGAATTTTACTAAAACCTCTTCGGCATATGAAGTAAAGAAAAGACAGTTTATCCATCCATATTATTGGAGTCCAACTGGCATGTATGGAGCTAAATTCTCAGTGAGGTATTCTGTTTGGGATAGAGATCCGACAAATGATTTGAGGGTTGTGAAATTCTGTTTATCTATTCCAGAGGATCAATTTGTTAAAGATGGATTAGATCGTGCACTCGTCAGAAGAGCTACCAAGGGTTTGTTACCGGATACCATCAGACTCAACCAAAAATCCAGAGGGGTTCAAGGTGCGGATGGAGCTTTTAGAATGGAACATTCTTGGAAGGAATTTATAAATGAATTGCAAATAATGGCGAATGATTCTGAAGTAGGGAACTATTTAAACTTGGAAGTCATAAAAGAGGCAATTGAAAAGATAAAAACGCAAGCAAAACCGGAGTATGCCTTTGATTTTGATTTTCGGATTCTAATGCGCAGCTTAATTTTATTCAGGTTCTTAAAAAGAACTAATTGA
- a CDS encoding paeninodin family lasso peptide encodes MIVLKKKWEKPELEVLSVGLTMAGPGLKTPDAVQPDQDETVHFS; translated from the coding sequence GTGATAGTATTGAAGAAAAAATGGGAAAAGCCAGAACTAGAAGTACTTTCAGTAGGGCTGACCATGGCTGGTCCGGGATTAAAAACCCCAGATGCTGTTCAACCAGACCAGGATGAGACCGTACACTTCAGTTAA
- a CDS encoding lasso peptide biosynthesis PqqD family chaperone — translation MAIKEKLILNQTIVQQPGNLVSDMDGEKVMLNIQNGKYYNLGEVGGFIWELIAQPTGINSLILSIIENYEVNPSECEKEVISFCTELYLEGLIEVINN, via the coding sequence ATGGCAATCAAAGAAAAACTGATTTTAAACCAAACTATTGTTCAACAACCAGGAAATCTAGTAAGTGATATGGACGGAGAAAAAGTAATGCTAAATATTCAAAATGGAAAATATTATAACTTAGGAGAAGTTGGAGGATTTATTTGGGAGTTAATTGCACAGCCAACTGGAATAAATTCATTGATTTTAAGTATAATAGAAAATTATGAAGTTAATCCCTCAGAATGTGAAAAAGAAGTTATTTCTTTTTGTACAGAATTGTATCTTGAAGGCTTAATTGAAGTAATCAACAACTAA
- a CDS encoding YveK family protein: MGNVKKGTAKEINLKEIFSVIKKGFWIIAIITAFSAFAGYLYGEKDVTLLYQSSARIIIGKEADMNTLQVILKDPVVLEKVVERLGLNRSPESLANQINVGILESSKVVNISVTDTDPARAADIANTTAEEFKTEITRLLDFDDMEIFSPAKINPNPINEEDSKLGIIGIVFGVLAGIGFVFFLDSLDDTVRSQKDVEDYLGLPVVGRISKMNKKNIKKQSIHPIDFPRGDSGVPK, translated from the coding sequence ATGGGTAATGTTAAAAAAGGAACTGCTAAAGAAATTAATTTAAAGGAAATCTTTTCTGTTATTAAAAAAGGTTTCTGGATCATTGCCATTATTACCGCCTTTTCTGCATTTGCTGGATATTTATATGGTGAGAAGGATGTCACTCTCCTATATCAATCCTCAGCTCGAATAATTATTGGTAAAGAAGCTGATATGAACACACTACAGGTAATATTAAAAGACCCGGTAGTATTGGAGAAGGTTGTTGAGAGGCTTGGTCTAAATCGAAGCCCAGAATCTCTGGCTAATCAAATTAATGTAGGGATCCTTGAGAGTTCAAAAGTTGTTAACATAAGTGTAACCGATACGGATCCTGCAAGAGCAGCAGATATCGCCAACACTACGGCTGAAGAATTTAAGACCGAAATAACTAGATTGCTTGATTTTGATGATATGGAGATATTTTCACCAGCAAAAATTAATCCCAATCCAATTAATGAGGAAGATAGTAAATTAGGCATTATAGGAATAGTTTTCGGAGTACTTGCTGGAATTGGGTTCGTTTTCTTCCTGGATTCATTAGATGACACAGTCAGATCACAAAAGGATGTTGAGGATTATCTAGGCCTTCCAGTGGTAGGAAGGATCTCGAAAATGAACAAAAAGAATATTAAGAAGCAAAGTATTCATCCAATAGACTTCCCGCGAGGTGATTCTGGTGTTCCGAAGTAA
- a CDS encoding CpsD/CapB family tyrosine-protein kinase gives MFRSNRRSANANQKRNLIVYSNPDSIIAEQFRTLRTNIHFLTGGNKSILLLTSPSSSEGKSTAAANLALSMAQQKEKVLLIDANLRDPNIHYIFKISNGKGLADVLSGQEELRNAVYNTEIGNLAILTSGHLDSNPAELLGSESMQKLFHQALEEYDYIFIDSPPVLDVTDTKLLANKSDGVILVIGEGKTAIEKAVEAKKALEFAKAKIYGVILNEI, from the coding sequence GTGTTCCGAAGTAATCGAAGGTCAGCAAATGCAAATCAAAAAAGAAATTTGATCGTTTATTCCAATCCAGATTCAATCATAGCTGAACAATTTAGGACACTTCGCACCAATATACACTTCTTAACCGGAGGGAACAAGAGTATATTGCTTTTGACATCCCCAAGTTCGAGTGAAGGAAAATCCACAGCTGCAGCGAACCTTGCTTTATCTATGGCCCAACAAAAAGAAAAAGTGCTGTTAATTGACGCGAACCTTAGGGATCCAAATATACACTATATATTTAAAATTTCTAACGGTAAGGGATTAGCGGATGTACTATCTGGTCAAGAAGAATTAAGGAATGCTGTGTACAACACTGAGATTGGAAACTTGGCAATATTGACAAGCGGGCACCTGGATTCTAATCCGGCTGAACTACTTGGTTCAGAATCCATGCAGAAATTATTTCATCAGGCATTGGAAGAATACGATTATATCTTTATTGACTCCCCCCCTGTATTGGATGTGACAGATACAAAATTACTAGCAAACAAAAGTGATGGTGTAATCCTTGTTATAGGGGAAGGAAAAACAGCTATTGAAAAAGCAGTAGAAGCTAAAAAGGCTCTTGAGTTTGCTAAGGCAAAGATCTACGGCGTTATATTGAATGAGATTTAG
- a CDS encoding polysaccharide biosynthesis protein gives MTYRQRLSLFILIDSVIVLTAIFFSHLLVRGTINNSPWFYLISATAILISHHFFSFKFKLYKKAWEYASVGELIIILKTASASILTAAVFQGVILNEIFVRRLSVTWLLLVLIIGGSRFCWRVYRDLYLSRLTFSKRTLIIGAGSAGTMVARQLLKSKESDLQPVGFIDDDAKKHHLDIMGIPVLGGVGKIDAIVKKYKIDNIVIAIPSLSRKELNSIFKECAKTEAKTQILPMLEDLMTGKLSVNQFRDVQVEDLLGRDPVVLNDDKISEDITNKVVLVTGAGGSIGSEICRQIAHFNPEKLVLLGHGENSIYSIEMELKESFRDSSIEFIPIIAEIQDAKKMMSVMEAFQPDVVYHAAAHKHVPLMERNPEEAVKNNMIGTLNVANAASWHGVKTFVMISSDKAVNPTSVMGATKRLAEMIVQHMDESSNTKFVAVRFGNVLGSRGSVIPLFKRQIEKGGPVTVTHPEMVRYFMTIPEASRLVIQAGALAQGGEIFVLDMGEPVKIVDLAKNLIKLSGYSVDEIGIEYTGTRPGEKLYEELLKDEEVGDHQVHPKIYVGKTSALYISEIEEIIGTFSSMEKEELRDRLLALANNRFSESPIMSISV, from the coding sequence ATGACATATAGACAGAGGCTTTCGTTATTTATCCTTATTGATTCAGTGATTGTACTGACAGCGATTTTCTTTAGTCATTTACTAGTACGTGGAACGATCAATAATTCTCCATGGTTTTATTTGATAAGTGCTACAGCCATTTTGATAAGCCATCATTTTTTTTCTTTTAAATTCAAACTCTATAAAAAAGCCTGGGAATATGCAAGTGTCGGAGAACTAATCATCATCCTGAAAACTGCATCAGCCTCAATTTTGACGGCAGCTGTATTCCAGGGAGTCATACTCAATGAAATTTTTGTAAGGCGATTATCGGTAACATGGCTGCTTTTAGTTTTAATTATTGGCGGGTCAAGGTTTTGCTGGAGGGTTTACAGGGATTTATATTTGAGTCGTTTAACCTTTAGCAAAAGGACACTAATTATTGGTGCAGGTTCTGCCGGAACTATGGTTGCAAGGCAGTTGCTAAAAAGTAAGGAATCTGACCTCCAGCCTGTTGGTTTTATTGACGATGATGCCAAAAAGCATCACCTGGATATTATGGGCATACCAGTACTTGGCGGAGTAGGTAAAATCGATGCCATTGTGAAAAAATATAAAATTGACAACATTGTCATTGCCATTCCTTCATTAAGCAGGAAGGAACTGAATAGCATTTTTAAAGAATGTGCAAAAACGGAAGCCAAGACGCAAATCCTGCCAATGCTGGAGGATCTTATGACCGGCAAGTTGTCAGTGAACCAATTTCGCGATGTCCAGGTTGAAGATTTACTGGGCAGAGATCCGGTTGTGTTAAACGATGACAAAATTTCTGAGGATATCACAAACAAAGTAGTACTTGTAACTGGAGCTGGGGGGTCGATCGGTTCAGAAATTTGCAGGCAGATTGCTCATTTTAATCCTGAAAAATTAGTTCTTTTAGGACACGGTGAGAACAGTATCTACTCAATTGAAATGGAACTTAAAGAAAGTTTTCGAGATTCATCCATAGAGTTTATTCCTATAATAGCTGAAATCCAGGATGCCAAAAAAATGATGTCCGTGATGGAGGCATTCCAGCCGGATGTTGTCTATCATGCTGCTGCCCATAAACATGTGCCGTTAATGGAGCGCAATCCTGAAGAAGCAGTAAAAAATAATATGATTGGTACTTTAAATGTAGCAAATGCCGCCAGCTGGCATGGAGTGAAAACATTCGTGATGATTTCATCCGATAAAGCAGTTAACCCAACAAGTGTGATGGGCGCAACAAAGAGACTTGCGGAGATGATTGTTCAGCATATGGATGAAAGCAGTAACACGAAGTTCGTTGCGGTCAGGTTTGGTAATGTTCTCGGCAGCCGTGGAAGTGTGATTCCTCTTTTCAAAAGGCAAATCGAGAAAGGCGGTCCTGTCACGGTAACGCATCCAGAAATGGTACGTTATTTCATGACGATTCCTGAGGCATCAAGGCTCGTGATCCAAGCAGGAGCCCTGGCGCAGGGAGGAGAAATCTTCGTCCTTGATATGGGGGAACCTGTAAAAATAGTAGACCTGGCCAAAAACTTGATTAAGCTATCAGGTTATTCTGTTGATGAAATCGGAATAGAATATACAGGAACAAGACCAGGTGAAAAGCTGTATGAAGAGCTTTTGAAAGATGAAGAAGTGGGAGATCATCAAGTACACCCAAAAATATATGTAGGAAAAACATCAGCATTATATATATCCGAGATAGAAGAGATTATCGGTACCTTCTCAAGTATGGAAAAGGAAGAATTGAGAGATCGTTTGTTAGCATTAGCTAATAATAGGTTTTCCGAGTCTCCGATTATGTCAATTTCAGTTTAG
- the galU gene encoding UTP--glucose-1-phosphate uridylyltransferase GalU translates to MKVKKAIIPAAGLGTRFLPATKAMPKEMLPIVDKPTIQYIVEEAIESGIEDIIIVTGKGKRAIEDHFDHSFELEQNLLEKGKFELLTEVQKSSKLVDIHYIRQKEPKGLGHAIWCARKFVGNEPFAVLLGDDIVQAEKPCLQQMMEQYERYNASILGVQKVNPTEVSRYGIVDGNCIGDRFYSVSSLVEKPAIEEAPSNLAIMGRYILNPRIFDILNQQEPGAGGEIQLTDAIAGLNEYEAVYAYDFEGTRYDVGEKMGFIKTTIDFALQRDDLRSDLLDYFSSILNLEKARQS, encoded by the coding sequence ATGAAAGTAAAAAAAGCAATTATCCCAGCTGCAGGCCTGGGAACAAGGTTCTTGCCGGCAACAAAAGCAATGCCGAAAGAAATGCTACCGATTGTAGATAAACCAACTATTCAATATATCGTTGAAGAAGCAATTGAGTCAGGAATTGAGGATATCATCATTGTTACTGGGAAAGGAAAAAGAGCGATTGAAGACCATTTTGACCACTCCTTTGAACTGGAACAAAACCTGTTAGAAAAAGGAAAATTCGAGTTACTAACTGAGGTCCAAAAGTCTTCAAAACTTGTTGATATCCATTATATCCGTCAAAAAGAGCCAAAAGGTCTTGGCCATGCCATCTGGTGTGCCAGAAAATTTGTCGGGAATGAACCCTTTGCCGTTCTATTAGGTGATGATATTGTCCAGGCGGAAAAACCTTGCCTCCAACAAATGATGGAGCAGTATGAAAGATATAATGCTTCGATTCTTGGAGTGCAAAAAGTGAATCCAACTGAAGTATCAAGATATGGGATTGTAGATGGAAACTGTATTGGCGACCGATTTTACAGTGTCAGCAGTTTAGTAGAGAAACCAGCGATTGAAGAAGCTCCATCAAATCTGGCAATCATGGGCCGATATATCCTGAATCCCAGAATATTTGATATTCTTAATCAGCAAGAACCCGGTGCTGGCGGAGAAATCCAGTTAACTGATGCAATCGCTGGATTGAACGAATATGAAGCTGTTTATGCATACGACTTTGAAGGCACCAGATATGATGTTGGTGAAAAAATGGGTTTTATTAAAACTACGATTGATTTCGCTTTGCAACGGGATGATTTGCGCTCTGACCTGCTAGACTACTTTTCTTCGATTCTAAACCTTGAAAAAGCAAGGCAGAGTTAA